The following coding sequences lie in one Saccharopolyspora hordei genomic window:
- a CDS encoding transketolase family protein, translated as MTTPTMREQFVQTTTDALDTDPRVALVLAEISADRFVAAAQRHPHRVLNVGIREQAMVGVGGGLALTGLRPIVHSITPFVVERPFEQLKLDFGHQGVGAIVVSTGASYDYSESGRTHMAPGDVALIDSLPGWTVHVPGHPAEVDALLRAALPGDDPVYLRLSDRTNAEPLVTGPGWHTVRTGRRGVVLAVGPMLDPVLTATAALDVTVLYTATVRPFDAEGLRAAVRDATADVVLVEPYLRGTSTHEVNDALADVPHRTLALGVRRDQELRAYGTAEEHEAAHGLRPTAIAAAVQDFLERAAR; from the coding sequence ATGACCACCCCGACCATGCGCGAGCAGTTCGTGCAGACCACCACCGACGCCCTCGACACCGACCCGCGGGTGGCCCTCGTGCTGGCCGAGATCTCCGCCGACCGCTTCGTGGCGGCCGCCCAGCGGCACCCGCACCGGGTGCTCAACGTCGGCATCCGCGAGCAGGCCATGGTCGGCGTCGGCGGCGGGCTGGCGCTGACCGGGCTGCGACCGATCGTCCACTCGATCACGCCGTTCGTCGTGGAACGCCCCTTCGAGCAGCTCAAGCTCGACTTCGGCCACCAGGGCGTCGGCGCGATCGTGGTCAGCACCGGCGCCTCCTACGACTACTCGGAGTCGGGCCGCACCCACATGGCGCCCGGTGATGTCGCGCTCATCGACAGCCTGCCCGGCTGGACCGTGCACGTCCCCGGCCACCCGGCCGAGGTCGACGCGCTGCTGCGCGCGGCCCTGCCCGGCGACGACCCCGTCTACCTGCGGCTGTCCGACCGGACCAACGCCGAACCGCTGGTGACCGGACCGGGCTGGCACACCGTGCGCACCGGTCGGCGGGGCGTGGTGCTGGCCGTCGGCCCGATGCTCGACCCGGTGCTGACCGCCACCGCCGCGCTGGACGTCACCGTGCTCTACACCGCCACCGTCCGCCCGTTCGACGCGGAAGGCCTGCGCGCCGCGGTGCGCGACGCGACCGCCGACGTGGTGCTGGTGGAGCCGTACCTGCGCGGCACCTCGACGCACGAGGTCAACGACGCGCTGGCCGACGTCCCGCACCGGACCCTGGCGCTGGGCGTGCGCCGCGACCAGGAGCTGCGCGCGTACGGGACGGCCGAGGAGCACGAGGCCGCGCACGGTCTGCGACCGACCGCGATCGCCGCGGCGGTCCAGGACTTCCTGGAGAGGGCGGCGCGATGA
- a CDS encoding transketolase, protein MTITTTGGYADLRPLMSAMTGDEKHSAAATSTLDVLWVLYDQVLSVDPQRPDDPDRDRFLLSKGHGPMAFYAVLAAKGFLDPAELSGFGEFRSRLGFHPDRVLAPGVEISSGSLGHGLPLGLGMVLGLRAQGRHRPRVVVLVGDAELDEGSNHEAIQVAGRWGLGQLTTVVVDNQSSSTGWPGGIAERFTREGWAAHTVDGRDHDQLRRALTDTRPDRPLAVVAEVEPKEQ, encoded by the coding sequence ATGACGATCACGACAACGGGCGGCTACGCCGACCTCCGGCCGCTCATGAGCGCCATGACGGGCGACGAGAAGCACTCCGCCGCCGCGACCTCCACGCTCGACGTGCTGTGGGTGCTCTACGACCAGGTCCTCTCGGTCGACCCGCAGCGTCCCGACGACCCCGACCGCGACCGGTTCCTGCTGTCCAAGGGGCACGGGCCGATGGCCTTCTACGCGGTGCTGGCCGCCAAGGGCTTCCTGGACCCCGCCGAGCTCTCCGGCTTCGGCGAGTTCCGGTCCCGGCTCGGCTTCCACCCCGACCGGGTGCTGGCGCCCGGTGTGGAGATCAGCAGCGGCTCCCTCGGGCACGGCCTGCCGCTCGGGCTCGGCATGGTGCTGGGCCTGCGCGCCCAGGGCCGGCACCGGCCCCGGGTCGTGGTGCTGGTCGGCGACGCCGAGCTCGACGAGGGCAGCAACCACGAGGCCATCCAGGTCGCCGGGCGGTGGGGGCTGGGGCAGCTCACCACCGTGGTGGTGGACAACCAGTCCTCCAGCACCGGCTGGCCCGGTGGCATCGCCGAGCGCTTCACCCGCGAGGGCTGGGCCGCGCACACCGTGGACGGCCGCGACCACGACCAGCTCCGCCGCGCCCTCACCGACACCCGCCCGGACCGCCCGCTCGCGGTGGTCGCCGAAGTCGAGCCCAAGGAGCAGTGA
- the soxR gene encoding redox-sensitive transcriptional activator SoxR codes for MSKLPKTLTIGEVAHRSGVAQTALRFYEERGLISSTRTSGNQRRYDRAVLRRLAFIRSAQRVGLSLEQISAALSTLPEDHAPTKADWARLSRRWRDELDARIDGLQRLRDRLTGCIGCGCLSLRTCALHNADDKFAESGPGAPLLRPRADRR; via the coding sequence GTGTCGAAGCTTCCGAAGACGCTGACCATCGGCGAGGTCGCCCACCGCAGCGGGGTCGCGCAGACCGCGCTGCGCTTCTACGAGGAACGCGGGCTGATCTCCAGCACCCGGACCAGCGGCAACCAGCGCCGCTACGACCGGGCGGTGCTGCGCCGCCTGGCGTTCATCCGCTCCGCGCAGCGCGTCGGGCTCAGCCTGGAGCAGATCTCCGCCGCGCTCTCCACCCTCCCCGAGGACCACGCGCCGACCAAGGCGGACTGGGCCCGGCTGTCCCGCCGCTGGCGCGACGAGCTGGACGCGCGGATCGACGGCCTGCAGCGCCTCCGCGACCGCCTGACCGGCTGCATCGGCTGCGGCTGCCTCTCGCTGCGCACCTGCGCGCTGCACAACGCCGATGACAAGTTCGCGGAGTCCGGGCCCGGCGCGCCGCTGCTGCGGCCCAGAGCGGACCGCCGTTGA
- a CDS encoding PPOX class F420-dependent oxidoreductase gives MTFSEREVEYLGSQRLGRLCTLGPRGEPQARPVGVHLGPGGTIDVHGYDNARSQKWRNVLRDPRVTIVVDDIASRAPWRVRGVEVRGEAEALLGAGPTDGGLSGDVIRIRPERILSWGLDTDRLTARDVA, from the coding sequence ATGACCTTCTCCGAGCGTGAGGTCGAGTACCTGGGGAGCCAGCGCCTGGGGCGGCTGTGCACCCTCGGGCCGCGCGGGGAACCGCAGGCCCGGCCGGTGGGCGTGCACCTCGGTCCGGGCGGCACGATCGACGTCCACGGCTACGACAACGCGCGGTCGCAGAAGTGGCGCAACGTGCTCCGCGATCCGCGCGTGACGATCGTGGTGGACGACATCGCCTCGCGGGCCCCGTGGCGGGTCCGCGGCGTCGAGGTCCGCGGCGAGGCGGAGGCGCTGCTCGGGGCCGGGCCCACCGACGGCGGGCTGAGTGGCGACGTGATCCGCATCCGTCCGGAGCGGATCCTCTCCTGGGGCCTCGACACCGACCGGCTCACAGCCCGCGACGTGGCCTGA
- the hisH gene encoding imidazole glycerol phosphate synthase subunit HisH — MARVVILDYGSGNLRSAERALQRAGADVEVTADHRAAMEADGLVVPGVGAFAACMEGLLEVGGDKIIDHRLAGDRPVLGICVGMQVLFDEGVEHGMQANGCGQWPGTVERLQADVLPHMGWNEVEAPEGSVLFAGMEPGTRFYFVHSFAVRRWELEPSDSIEPPLVTWAEHGERFVAAVENGPLMATQFHPEKSGEAGARLLRNWLDSL, encoded by the coding sequence GTGGCACGAGTCGTCATCTTGGACTACGGATCAGGCAACCTCCGCTCCGCCGAACGCGCGCTGCAGCGCGCCGGCGCCGACGTCGAGGTGACCGCCGACCATCGTGCCGCGATGGAGGCCGACGGCCTGGTGGTTCCCGGCGTCGGCGCCTTCGCCGCCTGCATGGAGGGCCTGCTGGAGGTCGGCGGCGACAAGATCATCGACCACCGGCTGGCCGGCGACCGCCCGGTGCTGGGCATCTGCGTGGGCATGCAGGTGCTGTTCGACGAGGGCGTCGAGCACGGCATGCAGGCCAACGGCTGCGGCCAGTGGCCGGGCACCGTCGAGCGGCTGCAGGCCGACGTCCTGCCGCACATGGGCTGGAACGAGGTGGAGGCGCCGGAGGGCAGCGTGCTCTTCGCCGGGATGGAACCGGGTACCCGCTTCTACTTCGTGCACTCCTTCGCCGTGCGCCGGTGGGAGCTGGAGCCCTCGGACTCGATCGAGCCGCCGCTGGTGACCTGGGCCGAGCACGGTGAGCGGTTCGTCGCCGCGGTGGAGAACGGCCCGCTCATGGCGACGCAGTTCCACCCGGAGAAGTCCGGGGAGGCGGGCGCCCGGCTGCTGCGCAACTGGTTGGACAGCCTGTGA